From Synoicihabitans lomoniglobus, the proteins below share one genomic window:
- a CDS encoding ATP-binding protein, with protein sequence MNVVVNFWRQSRIQPSGLDHGSDVHAPAEPANILRAAARFTIALLAATGVVAMPSAPEGVTEVGAPGFVLFGPEALGLSSPATDLHIMPDGRILIVSQRELTFGDGVRWDTFRQSEDQLPIQSSVAVDHDGSIYTNITGGFARIEMDESAHWRIRSAVSFPEIPGSQNINLVSVTQVADAWYWYGGNGAIVSWRPGQAVRYLANLGAIERVFEFNGEIFLSDESSGKLSRMPRDFFSKPQHDTDPSVSTGVTCAVPFDENHLLVGTGGDGLKLFDGTSFRPLGPPGLLRDKHRITDLCATDNGNFAASIDTVGIVFFNRDGRVLQVLGRTLDHRLARVRKLKYAANGVLWALMNHGVARVEYPSVTSVSNFEPLLESGLTYAQPLRHGGLLWVLADGRGMRGIYDAQGRLERFVDDTPPGQYLHTLTDVDGQLFGSNEQGIYIYERNRWSLAIAGVQNARIDVARSEPGKLFYVARGEYGWIERHDDAFIAHQTKAPELNDSYNCAIDANGIGWLELGVRKVARFDPHGAAPSIEIFGAEHGLTNGWAEIYVLDGVARFHLTNQVYRFDEDRQYFVSDTTLLEELPALAMANGRPATDAFGRLWFTLNGAAHVVDRQAKGANRSARVIPVALNPTSYTMEDNGVVWMFERRRLARMDLRIPPPAPRPIHALITSLQFSSSGRQIFGPGDKMDPIDFIDNSLVFNFAAPVNPFATPVTFEVLLEGTGMKWTPAGAIGSVSFNRLKEGDYVFRVRPVVGESTIGTEARLAFSIRPPWFRTFWAWAIYVAAALGLIGAIVWFSSFLQRRENERLELLVAERTGKLHASNAKLERQITHTTAQSAALFESEERYRRLNAELETRVEKRSDELKKAHEELMVASRHAGMAEVATGVLHNVGNVLNSVNVSAALVRECLRTTVLSKLQRVADMLRVRTSDMTAFLTTDPKGRLIPAFIIQLSDQLTAEHATMQREHEHLDRNVEHIKGIVAMQQSHARVSGVLEKLQLNELIDDVVQMHELGLKRHHIEIVRNYAKVPLLVADKHKILQILVNLIQNAKRAIRDRGVDHGRMELRIDSPASGRIHVSVTDNGAGISADNLTHIFSHGFTTRRDGHGFGLHSGANAAREMGGSLSATSDGPNQGATFTLELPLTPRESSHE encoded by the coding sequence TTGAACGTTGTAGTTAATTTTTGGCGACAAAGCAGGATTCAACCGTCCGGTCTTGATCACGGATCGGACGTCCACGCCCCTGCCGAGCCCGCGAACATCCTGCGCGCAGCCGCCCGTTTCACGATCGCGCTACTGGCGGCCACCGGCGTGGTGGCCATGCCCTCGGCTCCGGAAGGCGTCACCGAAGTCGGGGCACCGGGTTTCGTTTTGTTCGGCCCCGAGGCACTCGGCCTGAGCAGTCCGGCCACCGACCTGCACATCATGCCCGATGGTCGCATCCTCATCGTGTCCCAACGCGAGCTGACTTTTGGCGATGGGGTGAGATGGGACACGTTTCGGCAGTCTGAAGATCAACTTCCCATTCAATCGTCGGTAGCGGTGGATCATGATGGCAGCATTTACACCAACATCACGGGCGGGTTCGCGCGGATCGAGATGGATGAAAGCGCACACTGGCGCATCCGAAGCGCCGTGAGTTTTCCGGAGATTCCGGGATCGCAGAACATCAATCTGGTTTCAGTCACCCAAGTGGCCGACGCTTGGTATTGGTATGGCGGCAACGGAGCCATCGTTTCCTGGCGGCCGGGACAAGCGGTGCGCTATCTGGCGAATCTCGGAGCCATCGAGCGGGTCTTCGAATTCAACGGCGAAATTTTCCTGAGCGATGAATCCTCCGGGAAGCTCAGTCGCATGCCCCGTGATTTCTTTTCCAAGCCACAGCACGACACCGATCCTTCGGTGAGCACAGGGGTGACATGCGCTGTTCCATTCGATGAGAATCACCTTTTGGTCGGAACCGGGGGCGACGGATTGAAGCTGTTCGATGGCACTTCGTTCCGCCCCCTCGGCCCGCCCGGACTCCTCCGAGACAAGCACCGGATCACTGATCTGTGCGCCACCGACAACGGCAATTTTGCGGCCTCCATCGACACCGTCGGCATCGTGTTCTTCAATCGCGACGGTCGGGTCCTGCAAGTGCTCGGTCGCACCCTGGACCATCGACTGGCGCGAGTGCGGAAACTCAAATACGCCGCCAACGGCGTGCTTTGGGCCCTGATGAACCATGGCGTAGCCCGGGTCGAATACCCGTCGGTCACCTCAGTCTCAAACTTTGAACCGCTGCTGGAAAGTGGATTGACCTACGCGCAACCCTTGCGCCACGGCGGCCTGCTCTGGGTGCTCGCCGACGGGCGCGGCATGCGAGGGATCTACGACGCCCAGGGACGGCTTGAGCGGTTTGTCGACGACACCCCACCCGGCCAATATCTTCACACGTTGACGGATGTCGACGGACAGCTTTTCGGTTCCAATGAACAGGGAATCTACATCTATGAGCGGAACCGCTGGAGCTTGGCGATCGCGGGAGTTCAGAACGCACGAATCGACGTCGCTCGCTCGGAACCGGGAAAACTCTTCTACGTCGCCCGCGGTGAATACGGTTGGATTGAGCGTCACGACGACGCATTCATCGCTCACCAAACAAAGGCTCCCGAGTTGAACGACAGCTACAACTGCGCGATCGACGCAAACGGCATCGGGTGGCTTGAACTCGGCGTGCGAAAAGTGGCTCGATTCGATCCACACGGCGCAGCGCCCTCGATTGAAATTTTTGGGGCCGAACACGGTCTCACCAATGGCTGGGCGGAAATCTACGTTCTGGATGGGGTCGCCCGTTTCCATCTCACCAACCAAGTCTATCGGTTCGATGAGGACCGCCAATATTTCGTGAGTGACACCACTCTGCTGGAGGAGCTCCCGGCCCTGGCCATGGCCAATGGCCGTCCCGCGACCGACGCCTTCGGTCGACTTTGGTTCACGCTAAACGGCGCAGCCCATGTCGTTGATCGTCAGGCCAAGGGAGCAAATCGGAGCGCCCGGGTGATACCGGTGGCGTTGAACCCGACCAGTTACACCATGGAGGACAATGGGGTGGTATGGATGTTTGAACGACGCCGTCTCGCGCGCATGGATCTGCGAATCCCGCCGCCCGCCCCCCGGCCGATCCATGCCCTGATCACGTCTCTGCAATTCTCCTCGAGTGGTCGGCAAATATTCGGCCCCGGGGATAAAATGGACCCGATAGACTTTATCGACAATTCACTCGTATTCAATTTTGCGGCGCCGGTAAATCCCTTCGCCACGCCCGTCACCTTTGAGGTTTTGCTCGAAGGCACGGGCATGAAATGGACGCCCGCCGGTGCCATCGGTTCCGTGTCCTTTAATCGCCTCAAGGAAGGTGACTATGTCTTTCGCGTGCGCCCTGTGGTCGGCGAGTCCACCATTGGCACAGAAGCCCGGCTCGCGTTTTCGATTCGACCACCCTGGTTTCGCACATTCTGGGCCTGGGCGATTTACGTAGCAGCCGCCCTTGGATTAATCGGAGCGATCGTGTGGTTCAGTTCGTTTTTGCAACGCCGCGAAAACGAGCGACTGGAACTGCTGGTGGCTGAACGCACCGGCAAACTTCACGCCTCCAACGCCAAGCTCGAACGCCAGATCACGCACACCACCGCTCAATCGGCCGCCTTGTTCGAAAGCGAAGAGCGTTACCGGCGTCTCAACGCGGAACTGGAAACCCGCGTCGAGAAACGCTCCGACGAACTGAAAAAAGCGCACGAGGAACTGATGGTCGCCTCCCGCCACGCCGGCATGGCCGAGGTCGCCACCGGCGTGCTGCACAACGTCGGCAATGTGCTCAACAGCGTGAATGTATCCGCCGCCCTGGTGCGCGAATGCCTGCGCACCACGGTGCTGAGCAAACTCCAACGCGTGGCCGACATGCTTCGGGTTCGAACCAGCGACATGACGGCGTTTCTGACCACGGATCCCAAAGGTCGCCTGATCCCCGCCTTCATCATCCAACTATCCGATCAATTGACCGCCGAACACGCCACCATGCAGCGCGAACACGAGCACCTCGATCGCAACGTCGAGCACATCAAAGGTATCGTGGCGATGCAGCAAAGTCATGCGCGCGTGTCCGGCGTGCTCGAAAAATTGCAGCTGAACGAATTAATCGACGACGTCGTGCAGATGCACGAGCTGGGGTTGAAGCGACACCACATCGAAATCGTGCGCAACTACGCGAAGGTTCCTCTCCTGGTGGCGGACAAACACAAGATCCTGCAAATTCTGGTAAATCTGATCCAAAACGCGAAACGCGCGATTCGGGACCGCGGCGTAGACCATGGCCGTATGGAGCTGCGGATCGACTCCCCCGCATCGGGCCGGATCCACGTGTCGGTCACGGACAACGGTGCCGGTATCAGCGCCGATAATCTGACCCATATATTTTCCCATGGTTTCACCACCCGCCGCGATGGTCACGGATTCGGTCTGCACAGCGGTGCCAACGCCGCTCGTGAGATGGGCGGCTCCCTCTCCGCCACCAGCGACGGTCCCAACCAAGGAGCCACGTTCACGCTCGAACTTCCCCTGACGCCCCGAGAGTCCAGTCATGAGTAA